A region of Candidatus Deferrimicrobium sp. DNA encodes the following proteins:
- a CDS encoding lipopolysaccharide assembly protein LapA domain-containing protein, with protein sequence MKATLLVLVILLALVAAFAVQNPGIIVVRFLTVSGYTSLLVVVVAAFAAGVVSAGLAGLPGFFRRRSEAGAAARRIRELEAEIGDLKAKSGGPPPPVPRGNP encoded by the coding sequence ATGAAGGCGACGCTCCTCGTCCTCGTGATCCTGTTGGCGCTTGTCGCGGCGTTCGCCGTGCAAAATCCCGGCATCATCGTCGTCCGGTTCCTGACCGTTTCGGGCTACACGTCACTTCTGGTGGTGGTCGTGGCCGCCTTCGCCGCCGGGGTGGTCTCGGCGGGGCTTGCCGGGCTTCCCGGGTTTTTTCGCCGTAGGTCGGAGGCCGGCGCCGCGGCACGACGGATCCGGGAACTCGAGGCCGAGATCGGCGATCTCAAGGCAAAATCCGGGGGGCCGCCACCCCCGGTGCCCCGGGGGAACCCGTGA